The following coding sequences are from one Luteimonas sp. S4-F44 window:
- the pyrH gene encoding UMP kinase translates to MTSPLAYRRVLLKLSGEALMGDEDYGIDPKVIGRLAEEVIEAQKAGAELGLVIGGGNIFRGAGLAAGGMDRVTGDQMGMLATVINALAMQDALEKRGARVRVMSAIKINDVCEDYIRRRAIRHLEKGRIGIFAAGVGTPFFTTDSGAALRAIEIGADLLLKATKVDGVYDADPKKVPGAKRYDRLTYDEVLGQGLEVMDTAAFALARDSDLPLRIFDMGQPGVLLRILRGEPIGTLVQGRG, encoded by the coding sequence ATGACCTCACCTCTCGCCTATCGCCGCGTCCTGCTCAAGCTGTCCGGCGAGGCGCTGATGGGGGATGAGGACTACGGCATCGACCCGAAGGTGATCGGCCGGCTGGCCGAAGAGGTCATCGAGGCGCAGAAGGCCGGCGCCGAGCTCGGCCTGGTCATCGGCGGCGGCAATATCTTCCGCGGCGCCGGACTGGCTGCCGGTGGCATGGACCGGGTGACCGGCGACCAGATGGGCATGCTGGCCACGGTCATCAATGCGCTGGCGATGCAGGACGCGCTGGAAAAGCGCGGCGCGCGCGTGCGGGTGATGAGCGCGATCAAGATCAACGATGTCTGCGAGGACTACATCCGCCGCCGCGCGATCCGTCACCTGGAAAAGGGCCGGATCGGGATCTTCGCCGCCGGCGTCGGTACGCCGTTCTTCACCACCGATTCGGGGGCTGCGCTGCGCGCGATCGAGATCGGCGCCGACCTGCTGCTCAAGGCGACCAAGGTCGACGGCGTCTACGACGCCGACCCCAAGAAGGTGCCCGGCGCCAAGCGCTACGACCGCCTGACCTACGACGAGGTGCTGGGTCAGGGCCTGGAGGTCATGGACACCGCGGCCTTCGCGCTGGCCCGCGATTCCGATCTGCCGCTGCGCATCTTCGACATGGGCCAGCCCGGCGTGCTGCTGCGGATCCTGCGCGGCGAGCCGATCGGAACGCTGGTCCAGGGACGCGGCTGA
- a CDS encoding DNA-binding protein, with protein MPEKKTTARATKAKREGKSASTQAGEFVREEIEHVREGKHGAKSTKQAIAIGLSKARRAGVDAKPGKTASKATKKKAAQDAAKAGTDAHPSAARSRGAKQALKTASKKTSAKQVAGKQALSTQAKKAASKRTAADRSAVAKKAAKTKGAAGRKAAAKKAARTRENA; from the coding sequence ATGCCGGAGAAGAAGACCACCGCCCGTGCCACGAAGGCCAAGCGCGAGGGCAAGTCCGCCAGCACCCAGGCCGGCGAGTTCGTGCGCGAGGAGATCGAGCACGTCCGCGAGGGCAAGCACGGCGCCAAATCGACCAAGCAGGCGATCGCGATCGGCCTGTCGAAGGCGCGACGCGCGGGCGTCGATGCCAAACCCGGCAAGACGGCGTCCAAGGCGACGAAGAAGAAAGCCGCGCAGGATGCGGCCAAGGCCGGCACCGACGCGCACCCGTCGGCGGCCCGCTCCCGCGGCGCCAAGCAGGCGCTCAAGACGGCGAGCAAAAAGACATCGGCCAAGCAAGTCGCCGGCAAACAAGCCTTGTCCACCCAGGCCAAGAAGGCGGCGTCCAAGCGCACCGCAGCCGACCGCTCGGCCGTCGCGAAGAAGGCCGCCAAGACCAAGGGCGCGGCCGGTCGCAAGGCGGCCGCCAAGAAGGCTGCACGGACGCGCGAGAACGCGTGA
- the uppS gene encoding polyprenyl diphosphate synthase, with the protein MDGNGRWAARRRRPRAIGHRAGARTVNLCIDFCLERGIEALTLFAFSSENWGRPEDEVGALMKLFLGALDREVGELHRRGVRLRFIGERARFGEALGARMAAAEAQTAGNTRLALNVAASYGGRQDIAMAARALAQDVAAGRLRPEDIDEAAVGARVALADLPAPDLFIRTGGDLRISNFLLWQLAYTELWFTPTLWPELGVAELEQALAAYGSRERRFGLTGEQIAATAPHKESIE; encoded by the coding sequence ATGGACGGCAACGGCCGCTGGGCGGCACGCCGGCGACGGCCACGGGCGATCGGGCACCGCGCCGGTGCACGGACGGTCAACCTGTGCATCGACTTCTGCCTGGAACGCGGCATCGAGGCGTTGACGCTGTTCGCGTTCTCCAGCGAAAACTGGGGACGGCCCGAGGACGAAGTCGGGGCGCTGATGAAGCTGTTCCTCGGTGCGCTCGATCGCGAAGTCGGCGAGCTGCACCGCCGCGGCGTGCGTCTGCGCTTCATCGGTGAGCGCGCGCGCTTCGGCGAGGCGCTGGGCGCACGCATGGCCGCGGCCGAAGCGCAGACCGCCGGCAATACCCGGCTGGCACTGAACGTCGCGGCGAGCTATGGCGGCCGGCAGGACATCGCGATGGCGGCGCGCGCACTGGCCCAGGACGTGGCCGCGGGCCGCCTGCGCCCGGAAGACATCGACGAGGCCGCGGTCGGCGCACGGGTCGCCCTGGCCGACCTGCCGGCACCGGATCTGTTCATCCGCACCGGCGGCGACCTGCGCATCAGCAACTTTCTGCTGTGGCAGTTGGCCTATACCGAACTGTGGTTCACGCCGACGCTATGGCCGGAACTGGGCGTGGCGGAACTCGAACAGGCCCTGGCCGCCTACGGCTCGCGCGAGCGCCGATTCGGCCTGACCGGCGAGCAGATCGCTGCGACCGCGCCGCACAAGGAGAGCATCGAATGA
- a CDS encoding phosphatidate cytidylyltransferase, whose translation MTSTRILAALLMAPTAIAAVLLLNTPWMAAVSAIVFLAALWEWLRLAGVEDTLARTALLLLNLLLMVAIVWGSATGGGSLVLLKILTMVGVLWWLAAALWLRRYDFAAEPDARGRIFKLAAGTLAVIPAWAALCVIHANEGGEHGNRWLLLALAIVWATDTGAYFAGRRFGRRKLAPRISPNKTVEGLAGGIVAGLVVALAFAPLAGAQLAQLPLVAAVAVLTVLASVVGDLFESLLKRQAGAKDSGTLIPGHGGVLDRIDSVLAALPVFAFGQIWLGF comes from the coding sequence ATGACAAGCACGCGCATCCTCGCCGCGCTGCTGATGGCCCCGACCGCCATCGCCGCCGTGCTGCTGCTCAACACCCCGTGGATGGCGGCCGTCTCGGCCATCGTGTTCCTCGCCGCCTTGTGGGAATGGCTGCGGCTGGCCGGCGTCGAGGACACGCTCGCGCGCACCGCGCTGCTGCTGCTCAACCTGCTGCTGATGGTCGCCATCGTCTGGGGATCGGCCACCGGCGGCGGCTCGCTGGTGCTGCTCAAGATACTGACCATGGTCGGCGTGCTCTGGTGGCTGGCCGCAGCACTGTGGCTGCGCCGCTACGATTTCGCCGCCGAACCCGATGCCCGCGGGCGGATCTTCAAGCTCGCCGCCGGCACGCTGGCGGTGATCCCGGCGTGGGCGGCGTTGTGCGTGATCCACGCCAATGAAGGCGGCGAACATGGCAACCGCTGGCTGCTGCTGGCGCTGGCGATCGTCTGGGCCACCGACACCGGCGCCTATTTCGCCGGTCGCCGCTTCGGCCGCCGCAAGCTGGCGCCGCGGATCAGCCCCAACAAGACCGTCGAAGGCCTGGCCGGCGGTATCGTCGCCGGCCTCGTCGTCGCGCTGGCCTTTGCCCCCCTGGCCGGCGCGCAGCTCGCCCAGCTGCCGCTGGTGGCCGCGGTCGCCGTGCTGACGGTGCTGGCCTCGGTGGTCGGCGACCTGTTCGAAAGCCTGCTCAAACGCCAGGCCGGCGCCAAGGACTCGGGCACCCTGATCCCTGGCCACGGCGGTGTACTCGACCGCATCGACAGCGTGCTCGCCGCGTTGCCGGTGTTCGCGTTCGGGCAGATCTGGCTCGGGTTCTGA
- the frr gene encoding ribosome recycling factor, translated as MLNDIKKDTQTRMAKSVEALRHALVKVRTGRASTALVDHLKVNYYGSDMPLTQVASVTVSDARSLTITPWEKQMVGAVEKAILGSDLGLTPNTAGTTIRLNIPALTEERRRDLTKVVHGEGEDAKVAIRNIRRDANQQVKELLKEKLVSEDDVRRSEDEIQKITDKAIKDVDDVVKAKEQELMAV; from the coding sequence ATGCTCAACGACATCAAGAAAGACACCCAGACCCGCATGGCCAAGAGCGTCGAGGCCCTGCGCCACGCCCTGGTCAAGGTCCGCACCGGCCGCGCCTCGACCGCCCTGGTCGACCACCTGAAGGTCAACTACTACGGTTCGGACATGCCACTGACGCAGGTCGCCAGCGTCACCGTGAGTGATGCCCGCTCGCTGACCATCACCCCCTGGGAAAAGCAGATGGTGGGCGCGGTCGAGAAAGCGATCCTGGGCTCCGACCTCGGCCTGACCCCGAATACGGCCGGCACCACGATCCGCCTCAACATCCCGGCACTGACCGAGGAACGCCGCCGCGACCTGACCAAAGTCGTCCACGGCGAGGGCGAGGACGCCAAGGTCGCGATCCGCAACATCCGCCGCGATGCCAACCAGCAGGTCAAGGAGTTGCTGAAGGAAAAGCTCGTCTCCGAGGACGACGTGCGCCGCAGCGAGGACGAGATCCAGAAGATCACCGACAAGGCGATCAAGGACGTCGACGATGTGGTCAAGGCCAAGGAACAGGAATTGATGGCGGTCTGA